The Hymenobacter sp. GOD-10R genome includes a window with the following:
- the nagA gene encoding N-acetylglucosamine-6-phosphate deacetylase: MRYLLTNCTIYTSTSVLRNHAVLVNDTLIEAVLPAVETPAEVPRHDCHGGILAPGFIDLQLYGGGGGFFSTDPSPAALARIRAHTLRHGTTSFLPTMPTNSPAMMTAAVAAVRKAMLSMPGLLGLHLEGPYINPIKKGAHQEEFIQQPTVAGVTELLAEAKGVLRIMTLAPEVASPEITSLLRAAGVIISAGHSNATYEQGSAAFHQGLTAATHLFNAMSQLGSREPGLVGAIYDAEMARASIIADGVHCAFSAVRISKKILGERLFLITDAVDESKEGAYRFHRQDNYFVDEQGILAGSALTMPDAVRNCVEQVGIPLAESLRMASLYPAQAIGLDDDLGQIHPGYVADLCLLNDKFEVQATVLKGELQWYS, translated from the coding sequence ATGCGCTACCTCCTTACCAACTGCACCATCTATACTAGCACGAGTGTGCTGCGGAATCATGCTGTTCTTGTCAACGACACGCTTATCGAGGCCGTGTTACCAGCCGTGGAGACCCCGGCGGAAGTACCCCGCCATGATTGCCACGGCGGTATTCTAGCACCCGGCTTCATTGACTTACAGCTTTACGGTGGTGGGGGCGGCTTCTTTTCCACCGACCCATCGCCCGCAGCCCTGGCGCGTATTCGGGCGCACACGCTGCGGCATGGCACCACGAGCTTCTTACCTACCATGCCCACCAACTCACCCGCCATGATGACGGCGGCAGTGGCGGCGGTGCGCAAGGCCATGCTTTCTATGCCCGGCTTGCTGGGGCTACATTTGGAGGGCCCGTACATCAACCCCATCAAGAAAGGCGCCCACCAAGAGGAGTTCATTCAACAGCCCACCGTTGCTGGTGTCACCGAGTTGTTGGCCGAGGCAAAGGGAGTTTTGCGCATCATGACCCTAGCCCCGGAAGTAGCTTCTCCGGAGATTACCAGTTTGCTGCGGGCGGCAGGGGTGATTATCTCTGCGGGACACTCTAATGCCACATATGAACAAGGTAGCGCCGCTTTCCACCAAGGCCTCACGGCAGCCACCCACTTGTTCAATGCCATGTCGCAACTCGGCAGTCGGGAGCCGGGCCTAGTGGGTGCCATCTACGACGCTGAGATGGCCCGGGCTAGCATCATCGCCGATGGCGTGCACTGCGCGTTTAGCGCCGTACGCATCAGCAAGAAGATCCTAGGGGAGCGGCTGTTTCTCATCACCGATGCCGTGGACGAATCGAAGGAAGGCGCCTACCGCTTCCACCGCCAAGACAACTACTTTGTGGACGAACAAGGCATACTAGCCGGCTCGGCTCTCACCATGCCCGATGCCGTACGCAACTGCGTGGAGCAAGTAGGTATTCCGCTGGCCGAGAGTCTGCGCATGGCCTCCCTCTACCCGGCCCAAGCCATCGGCCTCGACGACGACCTAGGACAGATTCACCCCGGCTACGTGGCCGACTTGTGCTTGCTCAACGATAAGTTTGAGGTGCAAGCCACCGTGCTGAAGGGTGAGTTGCAGTGGTATTCCTAA
- a CDS encoding glycosylase, giving the protein MSKHLLKTWLLFFFTFFTTVANAQSEQNKVPDAVMQKVYNEVKTPYKYGLALVPTENSKKMDCPSVFRKGNQWYMTYIIFDGRGYETWLAQSKDLLKWETKGKIMAFTDTTDWDTNQKAGYVALQDYKWGGSYEWQPYQGKYWMSYFGGNSRGYEKGMLSISMAYTTQDPTTVHQWKRLPKPVLKPNDPDVRWWENHTIYKSSVIWDKSKLTGHPFVMYYNANGDSIDKKRGAERIGMAVSDDMTHWARYRRNPVMNHHKGITGDALIQKMNDVYVMFYFGAFYPGVKGAVNRFACSYDLVNWTDWKGDDLIKPSEPYDETFAHKSFVVKYNGVVYHYYCAVNKADQRGIAVATSKDMGNSKLNFIAPPPSKVKNN; this is encoded by the coding sequence ATGAGCAAGCATCTTTTAAAAACTTGGTTGTTGTTTTTTTTCACCTTCTTCACTACAGTAGCGAATGCGCAATCTGAACAGAACAAGGTTCCAGATGCTGTGATGCAGAAGGTTTATAACGAAGTAAAAACCCCTTATAAATACGGCCTAGCCTTAGTACCCACGGAGAACTCGAAGAAGATGGATTGCCCGAGCGTGTTTCGCAAAGGCAATCAGTGGTACATGACCTACATCATCTTCGACGGCCGCGGCTACGAAACTTGGCTAGCGCAGAGCAAAGACTTGCTGAAGTGGGAAACCAAAGGCAAGATCATGGCCTTCACTGATACGACTGACTGGGACACCAACCAGAAGGCCGGCTACGTGGCCCTGCAGGACTACAAATGGGGCGGCAGCTACGAGTGGCAGCCCTACCAAGGCAAGTACTGGATGTCGTATTTCGGCGGTAACTCTCGTGGTTATGAGAAGGGTATGCTGTCTATCAGCATGGCTTACACCACCCAAGACCCTACGACGGTGCACCAATGGAAGCGGCTTCCCAAACCCGTATTGAAGCCCAACGACCCGGATGTGCGCTGGTGGGAAAACCACACCATCTACAAAAGCTCGGTGATCTGGGACAAGAGCAAGCTCACAGGTCACCCTTTCGTGATGTACTACAACGCCAACGGCGACAGCATCGACAAGAAGCGCGGAGCCGAGCGCATTGGCATGGCCGTGTCCGACGACATGACGCACTGGGCTAGGTACCGCCGCAACCCGGTGATGAACCACCACAAAGGCATCACCGGCGACGCACTCATCCAGAAAATGAACGACGTGTACGTGATGTTTTATTTCGGGGCATTTTATCCGGGTGTAAAAGGAGCGGTGAATCGTTTTGCCTGCTCCTACGACTTAGTTAATTGGACCGACTGGAAGGGCGACGACTTAATTAAACCCTCGGAGCCGTACGACGAAACGTTTGCGCACAAATCATTTGTCGTAAAATATAACGGCGTGGTATATCATTATTACTGCGCCGTAAATAAAGCCGACCAGCGCGGAATTGCAGTTGCTACCTCGAAAGATATGGGCAATAGCAAATTGAATTTTATTGCGCCGCCCCCTTCCAAAGTAAAGAATAATTAA
- the galB gene encoding beta-galactosidase GalB, which produces MSRVYVICFVLLILGQAAFARPVPRVVTDFNKDWKFYLGDNVQAKEAQFNDTPWRHLTLPHDWSIEGKFDEKNPAKPEGGGLPTGIGWYRKAFVLPTSVKDRHVFIEFDGVYRNSEVWINGHWLGKRPNGYISFRYELTPYLKPGKQTNVLAVRVDNSAQPNSRWYTGSGIYRNVRLVTTGKVAVDQWGTFVTTPKVDNSSAAIRVSTKVRNTTGKPQQVSIVATVYDAAGKQVTEHTNSSFTLRDTLTTVTQDLALMQPRLWSVEQPYLYKVVTTIKSKQGVEDRYETPLGIRYFNFDAQKGFSLNGKAMRILGVCQHHDLGALGVAVNVRAMERQLKILRAMGCNAIRTAHNPPAPELLDLCDKMGFLVLDEAFDMWAKKKNGQDYHVDFKQWHRRDLEDQIRRDRNHPSVFMWSIGNEIREQFDSTGTRLTKELTAIVKRLDTTRPVTSALTEQEPDKNFMSQAGVLDVLSFNYKHEGYPELPKRFPNQIFLATETAAAFETRGHYDLPSDSIRVWPIDGKTKLTTGNPDFTASSYDNARPYWGATHEAAWGAIKRNPHLTGLFVWSGFDYLGEPLPYPWPARSSYFGLIDLAGFPKDAYYLYQSEWTNKPVLHILPHWNWSAGQTVDVWAYYNNADEVELFLNGKSQGVKKKGSDDLHVTWRVKYEPGTLQAVSRKGGQTVLTRTISTAGKPAKIELTADRNTLKADGRDLAFVTVRVLDDKGNLVPNADNLVNFATSGPASIASVDNGYQASLEPFKATYRKAYNGMCLAIIQTQEKGGNITLTATAEGLAPVTLTLTSK; this is translated from the coding sequence ATGTCCAGAGTCTATGTAATCTGTTTCGTTCTACTTATCCTAGGTCAAGCAGCGTTTGCGCGGCCGGTGCCCCGGGTCGTCACAGATTTCAACAAGGACTGGAAATTCTACCTAGGTGATAACGTCCAGGCCAAAGAAGCGCAGTTCAATGACACGCCGTGGCGCCACCTGACGCTGCCTCACGACTGGAGTATCGAGGGTAAGTTTGACGAGAAGAACCCTGCTAAGCCTGAAGGCGGCGGCTTGCCTACCGGTATCGGTTGGTACCGCAAAGCCTTCGTACTGCCTACTTCCGTGAAAGACCGCCACGTCTTTATCGAGTTCGATGGCGTGTACCGCAACAGTGAAGTGTGGATCAACGGCCACTGGTTGGGCAAGCGGCCTAATGGCTACATCTCGTTTCGCTACGAGCTAACGCCTTATTTGAAGCCTGGTAAGCAGACCAACGTCCTAGCCGTGCGGGTCGACAACTCGGCGCAGCCGAACTCGCGTTGGTACACTGGTTCAGGCATTTACCGCAACGTACGACTGGTTACGACCGGCAAAGTAGCCGTGGACCAGTGGGGTACCTTCGTAACAACCCCTAAAGTTGACAACAGCTCCGCCGCTATTAGGGTGAGTACCAAAGTGCGCAACACTACCGGGAAGCCTCAGCAAGTGAGCATAGTAGCTACCGTGTACGACGCCGCTGGCAAGCAAGTAACCGAGCACACCAACTCTAGCTTCACCCTACGCGATACGCTGACGACCGTAACGCAGGACCTCGCTTTGATGCAACCTAGGTTGTGGTCCGTTGAGCAGCCGTACTTGTATAAGGTGGTGACGACGATAAAGAGCAAGCAGGGCGTAGAGGACCGCTACGAAACTCCGCTGGGCATTCGCTACTTCAACTTCGATGCGCAGAAAGGCTTCTCGCTGAACGGCAAGGCAATGCGCATCCTAGGCGTGTGTCAGCACCACGACCTAGGTGCCTTAGGTGTGGCCGTGAACGTGCGGGCCATGGAGCGGCAGTTGAAAATCTTGAGAGCCATGGGCTGCAATGCCATTCGCACGGCGCACAACCCGCCCGCGCCGGAACTGCTTGACCTCTGCGACAAAATGGGCTTCCTGGTGCTCGACGAAGCCTTTGACATGTGGGCGAAGAAGAAAAACGGTCAGGACTACCACGTCGACTTCAAACAATGGCACCGCCGCGACCTAGAAGACCAGATCCGGCGCGACCGGAACCATCCGTCGGTGTTTATGTGGAGCATCGGCAATGAAATCCGCGAGCAGTTCGATAGCACCGGCACGCGCCTCACTAAGGAATTGACTGCCATTGTGAAGCGCCTCGATACCACCCGGCCCGTCACCTCGGCGCTGACAGAGCAGGAGCCTGATAAGAACTTCATGAGCCAGGCGGGTGTGCTCGACGTGCTGAGTTTCAACTACAAGCACGAAGGCTACCCCGAGTTGCCCAAGCGCTTTCCCAACCAGATTTTCCTAGCTACCGAAACGGCAGCGGCTTTCGAAACTCGAGGCCACTACGACCTACCATCCGACAGCATCCGCGTGTGGCCTATAGATGGCAAAACTAAGCTCACCACTGGCAACCCTGACTTCACCGCTTCCTCGTACGACAACGCCCGGCCTTATTGGGGCGCCACCCACGAAGCTGCCTGGGGTGCCATCAAGAGAAATCCGCACCTGACGGGCTTGTTCGTGTGGTCGGGCTTCGACTACCTAGGGGAGCCCCTGCCCTATCCGTGGCCGGCACGCAGCTCTTACTTCGGCCTCATCGACCTGGCCGGTTTCCCGAAGGATGCTTATTACCTCTACCAAAGCGAGTGGACGAACAAGCCGGTGCTGCACATTTTACCGCACTGGAATTGGTCGGCGGGTCAGACGGTGGACGTGTGGGCGTACTACAACAACGCCGACGAAGTAGAGCTTTTCCTCAACGGTAAGTCACAGGGAGTAAAGAAGAAAGGCAGCGACGACCTGCACGTGACGTGGCGGGTAAAGTACGAGCCCGGCACGTTGCAAGCCGTATCGCGCAAGGGCGGCCAAACGGTGCTCACGCGCACCATCAGCACCGCCGGCAAGCCGGCCAAGATCGAACTCACCGCCGACCGCAACACCCTCAAAGCCGACGGTCGCGACCTAGCTTTCGTGACTGTGCGCGTGCTGGACGACAAAGGCAACCTAGTACCGAACGCTGATAATCTGGTCAACTTCGCCACTAGCGGCCCTGCCTCTATAGCTAGCGTAGACAACGGCTATCAAGCTAGCTTAGAGCCCTTTAAGGCCACCTACCGCAAAGCTTACAATGGCATGTGCCTCGCCATCATCCAGACGCAGGAGAAAGGCGGCAACATCACGCTCACCGCTACAGCCGAGGGCCTAGCTCCCGTCACCCTTACGCTTACCAGCAAGTAG
- a CDS encoding glycoside hydrolase family 2 TIM barrel-domain containing protein: MKKLALAFLFLSYLAPNLAHGQEASVYYFPGVSNPPKIYAGEGWENPLVSEINRDPSRATAYSFTNEKDALAGDRAKSRLLSLNGNWDFNFVSKPADAPQDFYKSRVQGWKQLEVPSNWEMKGYDLPIYKSAKYPFRPVNPPFVPQDYNGVGSYQHTFTVPANWKDLNVTLHFGGVSSAFKVWVNGRFLGYGEDSCLPSEFNVTPYLQAGENTVSVQVIRWSDGSYLEDQDHWRLSGIYREVMLLGEPKMRIADFHWQAKLDKQYRDAVLSIRPRLENMTGNDDLTGYLLKAQLYNKNGQPVFAKPLERTGDAIINEKYPRLDNRKFGLLETTVANPAKWSDEQPNLYTLVLTLEKDGNVLEAKSCKLGFRAIEFSKTDGKLLINGKVTYLYGVNRHDHHPTKGMAVSREDIRQDVRTLKQFNFNCIRTSHYPNDPYFYDLCDEYGILVMDEANLETHGLGSKLSNDPSWTQAYVSRSTRMALRDKNHPSVIFWSLGNESGRGPNHAAMAAWLHDFDITRPVHYEPAQGDPHLEGYIDPSDPNYPKNHAKRIQVPRDQAYVDMVSRMYPTLTTGALLANQQNGDNRPIFFCEYSHSMGNATGNMKEFWDGWRSTKRVIGGCIWEFKDQGLLKRDSLGTPFYAYGGDFQEKYYDDFTIKGVVASDGKPHAALYECKRVYQPAECVLTDAAKALIKVTNRHSMESLGIYNVSLVVREDGKVVSTKVLPHLRLAAGKDTTLSLKPYLPRFKPGAEYLADIHFTLPQATPWADKGHEVASNQFGLTNLAKPTSKPQAYAALTTREDAKAYTLIGKGFQATFDKTSGALTSYRWNNQEEILAPLLPHFTRPLTDNDRRGWKADKKSKEWFEPSLKLKTISLDQAQKGLATIKSDYTLIDGKAAVQVVYTLNGDGVLKVDYKLSPEASLPNMIKVGMQCGIANDYRQISWYGRGPWENYIDRSYAADAGIYSQGLQDFMESYVVPQENSNRTDVRWMLLSSAQKGGLLVVADSLLSMSAWPYTEANIAKARHTNKLKEAGFLTLNIDLKQIGVGGNTSWDDDAQPVEQYRMAAKPYAYSFYLLPTNSKKEAASTLAKSIKFESKFSSSVGVK; this comes from the coding sequence ATGAAAAAGTTAGCGCTTGCTTTCCTCTTCCTCAGCTACCTAGCTCCTAACCTAGCACACGGGCAGGAAGCTAGCGTGTACTATTTCCCCGGCGTTTCAAACCCACCAAAAATATATGCAGGCGAAGGTTGGGAGAACCCGCTAGTTTCAGAAATCAACCGTGACCCATCGCGGGCTACGGCGTATTCTTTCACCAATGAAAAAGACGCCCTAGCTGGCGACCGGGCGAAATCACGCCTGCTCTCCTTAAATGGCAATTGGGACTTCAACTTTGTAAGCAAGCCGGCCGATGCGCCGCAGGATTTCTACAAGAGTCGGGTGCAGGGCTGGAAGCAGCTGGAAGTGCCTTCCAACTGGGAAATGAAGGGTTACGATCTGCCCATTTACAAGAGCGCGAAGTACCCGTTTCGGCCGGTGAATCCGCCGTTTGTGCCCCAGGACTATAACGGTGTGGGCTCGTACCAGCACACTTTCACGGTACCGGCCAATTGGAAAGACCTGAACGTGACCTTGCACTTTGGCGGCGTTAGCTCAGCGTTTAAGGTTTGGGTGAACGGCCGGTTCCTAGGCTATGGCGAAGACAGCTGCTTGCCTTCTGAGTTCAACGTGACGCCTTATCTACAAGCCGGCGAAAACACGGTTTCGGTGCAGGTAATCCGCTGGAGTGATGGTTCTTACCTCGAAGACCAGGACCACTGGCGTCTAAGCGGCATCTACCGCGAGGTGATGCTGCTGGGCGAGCCAAAGATGCGCATTGCCGATTTCCACTGGCAGGCCAAGCTCGATAAACAGTACCGCGACGCCGTGTTGAGCATCCGACCTAGGTTGGAAAACATGACCGGCAACGACGACCTCACCGGCTATCTGCTGAAGGCGCAACTCTATAACAAGAATGGCCAGCCCGTTTTTGCCAAGCCCTTGGAGCGCACCGGCGACGCTATCATCAACGAGAAGTACCCGCGCCTCGACAACCGCAAATTTGGCCTGCTGGAAACCACCGTGGCGAATCCCGCCAAGTGGAGCGACGAGCAGCCTAACCTTTACACGCTGGTGCTCACACTGGAAAAAGACGGCAACGTTCTGGAAGCCAAGAGCTGCAAGCTAGGTTTCCGCGCCATCGAGTTTTCCAAAACCGATGGCAAGCTGCTCATCAACGGCAAGGTGACCTACCTCTACGGCGTGAACCGCCACGACCACCACCCAACCAAAGGCATGGCTGTGTCGCGCGAAGATATCCGCCAGGATGTGCGCACGCTCAAGCAGTTTAATTTCAACTGCATCCGCACCAGCCACTACCCCAACGACCCCTACTTCTATGACCTCTGCGACGAGTACGGCATCTTGGTGATGGATGAGGCCAACCTCGAAACGCACGGCCTAGGTTCCAAGCTCAGCAACGACCCGAGCTGGACGCAAGCCTACGTGTCGCGCAGCACTCGTATGGCCCTGCGCGACAAAAACCATCCGAGCGTCATCTTCTGGAGCCTAGGTAATGAGTCGGGCCGGGGGCCAAACCACGCGGCTATGGCGGCCTGGCTGCACGACTTCGACATCACGCGCCCGGTGCACTACGAGCCCGCCCAAGGCGACCCGCACCTGGAAGGCTACATCGACCCTTCCGACCCGAATTATCCCAAAAATCACGCGAAGCGCATTCAGGTGCCGCGCGACCAGGCCTACGTGGACATGGTCAGCCGCATGTACCCGACGCTGACCACCGGTGCGCTGCTCGCCAACCAACAAAACGGCGACAACCGGCCCATTTTCTTCTGCGAGTACTCACACTCCATGGGCAACGCCACCGGCAACATGAAGGAGTTTTGGGACGGCTGGCGGAGCACGAAGCGCGTGATTGGCGGCTGCATCTGGGAGTTCAAGGACCAAGGCCTGCTAAAGCGCGACTCCCTGGGCACGCCCTTCTACGCCTATGGTGGTGATTTTCAGGAGAAATACTACGACGACTTCACCATCAAAGGCGTGGTGGCCTCGGATGGCAAGCCGCACGCGGCCCTCTACGAGTGCAAGCGCGTGTACCAGCCCGCCGAGTGCGTGCTGACGGATGCCGCCAAAGCCTTGATCAAGGTGACGAACCGCCATTCGATGGAGTCGCTGGGCATTTACAACGTGTCGCTCGTAGTGCGGGAAGATGGGAAAGTGGTATCTACCAAGGTGTTGCCGCACCTGCGCTTGGCGGCAGGCAAGGACACGACGCTCAGCCTGAAGCCCTACTTACCTAGGTTCAAACCGGGCGCGGAATACCTGGCCGACATTCATTTCACCCTGCCGCAAGCTACACCGTGGGCTGACAAAGGCCACGAGGTAGCCTCGAACCAATTTGGGCTGACCAACCTAGCCAAGCCCACGAGCAAGCCCCAGGCGTACGCAGCCCTCACCACGCGGGAAGATGCCAAGGCTTATACACTGATTGGCAAGGGCTTCCAAGCCACTTTCGACAAAACGAGCGGCGCCCTCACCTCTTACCGCTGGAACAATCAAGAGGAGATCCTAGCCCCGCTTCTCCCTCATTTCACCCGCCCCCTCACCGACAACGACCGGCGCGGTTGGAAGGCTGATAAGAAGTCGAAGGAGTGGTTTGAACCTAGTTTGAAGCTCAAAACCATCTCGCTCGACCAAGCGCAGAAAGGCCTAGCAACCATCAAGAGCGACTACACGCTGATCGACGGCAAAGCGGCCGTGCAGGTGGTGTACACGCTCAACGGCGATGGCGTGCTGAAAGTAGACTATAAACTCAGCCCCGAAGCTAGCCTGCCCAACATGATCAAAGTGGGGATGCAGTGTGGCATTGCCAACGACTACCGCCAGATCAGCTGGTACGGCCGTGGCCCTTGGGAAAACTACATCGACCGCAGCTACGCCGCTGATGCGGGCATCTACTCACAAGGTCTTCAAGATTTTATGGAGTCCTACGTGGTGCCCCAGGAAAACAGCAACCGCACCGACGTACGCTGGATGCTGCTATCGAGCGCGCAGAAAGGTGGCCTCTTGGTAGTAGCCGATAGCCTGCTCAGCATGAGCGCCTGGCCCTACACCGAAGCCAACATTGCCAAAGCTAGGCACACCAACAAGCTCAAAGAAGCCGGCTTCCTCACCCTCAACATCGACCTGAAGCAGATCGGGGTAGGCGGCAACACCAGCTGGGACGACGACGCCCAACCCGTTGAGCAGTACCGCATGGCCGCCAAGCCATACGCCTACAGCTTCTACCTTTTGCCCACGAACAGTAAGAAGGAAGCCGCAAGCACGTTGGCTAAAAGCATCAAGTTTGAAAGCAAGTTTTCCTCGTCGGTGGGAGTGAAATGA